Within Thunnus thynnus chromosome 15, fThuThy2.1, whole genome shotgun sequence, the genomic segment GATGTTTACTTAAAAGAGGTGGAATCTGTTGGATCATGTCCAAAACCTTGGCACCAGGGAAGCAATAACATGGACCATTCTGCTACCAGTGTCAATTGACATCAGGAACAATCAGATAATGTCTTTAGCTTAAAGCCTACTTCTGCACCACCATTTGCTAGTAGTAGTAGGAGTTAATCCCATCTTTGTCTTTGCAAGATGTCTGTGAAAACTCATGTCTGTGAGAACTGAGATCCTTTACAAGAGAAAGGTAGATAGCTTGAGAACTGACGGGCTTGGTAGGTGTGTACCTGTGTAGCTCTCACTCATCCTTCCCTCTGACAAGCTTTAGCTGTCAAATGTCAGCTTATAGCCTGAAACATGTGCATCTCATATTTCCTGTGCATAACACCCCAAAGACAGTGacaagtttgttttctttcttttctgtcttggGAATCCAACCTCAGCTGCAGGAGTGTGGTTAgagaatgacagaaaaagaggtACCCATGCCACACTTCAGAATAATATTGCTTAGTCAGCTCTTTTTGCCCCTGTAGTGTCTTGATAGCTGCAATTTTTACAAAACTGATGTAGGTCAGTTGTGAGATGCAATAGACATTTTTGGAATATTCAAAGCCAAAGCTCAGCAACTACATTGGTCTTAATTAAGACTGGAATCTTACATTTTAGCATCTGCTTTACCCttataaaaattattattatgctATAGAAATGTGTAATTTCCATGAAAACAACATGCAAAGCAGCATGTAAAGGTAGCTAGCTTTAGTAACATTAATCACTGCCATCTCAGCTTTTGACTCTAGTGGAATTCATGTGATTTGCTTTAAATAACTACCtttaaataacatatttaaatgtaaattactgattgtttttaatatactgtaaattttaaaggatgggttcacaatttttcaagtctgtcttaaaacacagacagagagagagagagagagagagagagagagagagagagcagtggttctcaaatgtggtccagggacccccaggggtccttcagggggtccccagcaaattaggggaataatttattttcactgtaattccacccataagtaacacaatgacagaatgtatgactattttggtcatgagTTTCATACAAAGGCAAAGATCTTATAAGATGGGGGACCCTgagacaaaatcttatcaaatggggatctgtggtctaatttgtgtcaattTAGGGGTCCTGgatgtgaaaaagtttaaaaaccactgcattagaagatcccttcttagtgcacttacaatgtaagtgatggaggccaaaaaaCACAGTCCTCCTTcggtgcaaaaatgtattttaaagtttatctgaagctaatatgaagcttcagccgtccaaatgagtcaaatcaagcagatatccttcaacgttagtctttttagtgccaaagtccctctttttgttattatacttccacagggaaatactgtctgaggaaacaaaaagagggaatttgatgctagtttcatttttttagagactcagtaatttcctaaaacagctgggcacttcAGTTTTCAGCAAATGCTACTCAAACAGGAGTGAATAGTTTATTTCTTGAGGAATATATATCTGCAGATTTAGTTATTGGACAATGGATCTGTGTGACAGattaataatatactgtaaatcacagacaatacttgtttgGGGGATCAATTCAGTGGCGATTTAagtcttttaatgggatttgttgacagtagtAAAAATTTTGAATATGCCCAAACTTTAAGTCTGACCCCAAGTCTAGAGCTCTTTTATTAGATGCAATTGAGAAGGATCTTGTGGGTAAACTTATCAGTTTAGGAAGCGACAGGTAATTTTATTTGATGGTCCTCAAgttcaatgtttattttattttgtttttcctcatgtAGCTCTATGAGCTGATGGTCATGGCTTTCAAGTATCAAGTCTTCCTTTGTCCACGCCCAAAAGACTTGCTGCTCATCTCGTACAATCACATAGATACCATCAGAGAATTTGTGAAAGACACTCCTGTGGTTGTGAACCAAGTGGATGAGACACATAGGAAGATCATTGAGGTAGATAACAGTTGTAAACCAGTCTTGTACTGGATCATTCCATTACTGAATACTTTGGGTTtgaagttacattttttaaattccacTACATGTCTATGTGTTAATTTTGCAGTCTGTACAATAAATTAGTCTATACTGTCTAAATTCCAGCTGTCAGTTTTTAGCGTCTGTATGTACATCCTGTGTGACCTGTTTTTCTCTTGATGTAGGCATACTCATTGTTGTCAGAAGGTGAATTCCAGTTTCTCAGACAAACACTGCTCATATTTCTTTCAAAACATGCATGTTCACATGAGtcattgtgtcattttatcTCATCAGTCCATACGAGTGAGACAAACTtataaaaaacctttttttcctcaATCAGAAttttttattctctcatttAGGTGTCATTTTTCCTCAAAAATCAGATCCCAACTGACATTTTTCCCTGTTGACCTTTCATGAAATTTTCATTTCCAGGAAAGGTGTAATTATTAATATCAACAACTGCTGCTTTCAATTTAGATTTTCCAGTTACAAGGCCCTGTTATTGCGCATGATGGCTCAAGCTGGATATGGCATGCAATATAGAAATTAAGGTGGTACTATTttttttgactggtactgtatgtgtgtgtgtggtatgtatGAATGCTTATTGGTGCACCTAAATGGAGCACAGTCCTCATCAGTGATACCTGTGTTCTTCCTGTTGTGATGTCAAAAAGTCTGCTGTTAAAACGGcatgaaactgaaactattacataaatatgtaaacacaATCCCAGTGGTAGAGTACAAAGAAGTACATTTACCCTAGTAGAGGTAAACCATAATCTATATTCAATCCATGAGGTGACAGTGTTCTCAGACAGTGGATCCAAAAGTGTTCCCTCCTGGAAAGTAAAACAAGTTACCTCCTCTTGGGTGCTGTGATACCTTCTCAGTATATCTTAGAGAGGAAATAGGATTATTAAATTCAACAAAATGTGCTGCTACTGGATAATAGCAGAATTAaatgacactaaacacataatgaggattttagctgcattttaattgtacaAAGTTTATGATATCCCcagagtgacagctgacagtgcggatgattttacactctgattctaTCACtagcagctcagaataacatgagacaactatgtgatgataactggaaataaaaacaaaacattgtcttttattagaaaatcCAGACACATCCagctcccatgattataaatgcaacatcaGTCATTATCTGCTTGTCCACTCTTTGCTTCGGCAGCAGAAACCGTCTGGCATTactttcaagttttttttatgtgacatattcagaatggcTTtgcaactaaatagcaaaacatACTCACTCTATACTTAAGTCATATACAATAATaactacatgtattttaagccttagtcaacttttaatatgtggaaattgTTCCCGcgtcttcttattctgttgtatgattacaggctgtcGTTTATATTGCATTTcattgaatatgactttttgctgtccctaaaacagaagttttctgcaggtacttggtatcattgtttcatctcatatcatatgaagtacttcattcatcGTTCTTAACAACCCTGCCTCTCTCTCGTTCTCAGAGCTTTTACACTTAAAGTTCAACCCACTTATCAAAACAATAGAAGATAACGAACAGACGGATGAATCTACCAGTCTCATTTATTGGAAGAATAGCAATCACCAAGATGACAATACTACCCAAAAATACTACTTTTCTCAGTGATCCCAGTATGTCTACCTCTCACATGGTTCAATTCTCTAGattcaacaataacaaaattttgctggaaaaacaaaaaacttatAATTAAACTGACCACATTACAAACACCAAAAAAATATTGGAGGTCTTGATGCACAACACTTTTTCAACTACTTCTTGGCCAATTAATTACAAATTATAACCAAATGGATCCGTCACACAGAACAATACTCTCCCCTGGATAGACATTGAACAACAACATTGCAAAGAAATAGATCTATCAACCCTGCCATTTATCAGCACCTCCATAAAACACCACAACTGCTTTAAGAACGACATCACAGCTACAACTCTGACagcacttaacacacacaccttgtaAATACACACCAATATGGAAAAATCTGGATTTTCTtctagaaaaaaacaaaaaaaacccccaaaaaacactgaatttcacCACTTGGAAAGACAAAGATATCACACAACTTCAAAACATAATCCAAAACTCAACTTTCATTCCTTTCGAAGAACTGACTCACAAGTACAGAAAAGAccacaaatctttttttcagtATCTACAACTCCAATCAGTCATAAGATCAACTTAAAACAAGGCAACATTCAACCGTCTGCACCAGcagaagaaataataataagtacTACAAACACCTTATAAAACCCTCTCCAGATTGTACAAACTTCTCAACACTGGCCTGACAATATCTCTCCCTAACACAAAATGGGAGAAAGGTTTATCCGTATCACTAGACAACGACTCCTGGACCAAAATCTGCACAAACATATTCTCAATGACAAATAAACCCAACCTCCATTTCATACAGTACAAGATCAACCATAGAACGCACATCACActcaaaaaaatgcacaaatggGCCTCTCAGATTCACTCTGCCCCCCTTAGACGACTACATCTAGGCAATCTGGCACTGCCCGGATTCCGCTCTCCCCAACGCTGTGCTTGTTAGACCAATTATCATCAGCTACAATCCCCAACCACAGCATAAAAACAGTACTCATCGCTCTCACTGTCGCCAAAAATCGTCCTCCTCAACtggaaaagcagagaaaatctAAATATCTCTGTATGGAAACACATAACCATCTATTAACCATAAAATACATCAGTTCCAGAAAGCACGGGAGCCAATCCTCACTACATTACTTCCTGAATGACAGACgaagcacaacacacacacatctacaacacttgtttttatcatcatcattattttttttctttccctaaCAAACATGTTCCATATTATAAGTActaaacatttgattttttcttttcttctgttacTGCTGAATGTCCTCAATGCATGTTATGTCTTGTTGCATGAATCCTGTCATGTCATTGTATTATGCTCTGTCTTGTATCACCGGTTTTGTCTcatctcactaaaaaaaaaaaaaaaaaaaagaacaacccCGCCTCTTTCACAGGAACGcacttcgtagtacaggccccaggTCCACTGATCCAAATCTCCTCATGATGTCACAGAGTTATAGACGTATCCATTCGCTGTGATCGCAGAGAACCTTTTGTTTCAGATCAGGCTGGGCGTCTAGtgactgtaaagaaaatatgtaCAACCCAGTGAGATTACCAGAACTCATCAGTGCAGATCAGCTGAGGAAAAAGCCTGATGCTGAACTGAAACTATGTTCTCACCCAGTGTGCTATCCTCATCCTGGAGCCATCAGACCTGGAGGATTAGAGGCCCGAGTGAAGGCCACTGCTGAGGGGTCAGAGGTGATGATGAGAAGGCTGCTGTTTCTGTAGCTCCAGCTGCAGCTACttcatcctgctgtctgtgaCTCTGTTTTTACCAAGAAAAAATATAAGCACAGATATAAAATCTATCAAATCATTCACAAACATATctatcagtcctgctgctccACACTGGATTTACTGAAGCTGCAGACTGTTATCAGAAcacaggagacagacaggatgaGGAGGTAGGGTGTAAGTATGAgagattttaaatgaaaataacacatttcgGTGTAAAAGGTCAATCAAACTTCTCAGTGTAACGTTAATCACtataataattcaataaaatcTCAGTGTGCACGTGTAttccaaaacaggaaaaacaagcTAGCTGTCTTGTCTTGTGTCAGTATCAGTCTGTAAAGAGTCCATGGATTTTTTAGCACTGACCCGAGTCCCTCTGTGGGGGAGCATATTTCAGGGTATCTGCTACACAAGCTTCGACTTTGTCTTCGTCTTCTGCAGTGTCTCGGGATGGTTCTTGCAGCAGGCCTTAAGAAAGACAAAGACGACAAGAACGAAGAAAAAGTTGAGGTATTTTAAGCAGTACTTCATGTAGCTGAATTAGTACTTAAAGTTCTTGAGGCAGTAGTTGAAGTAGCTTAAGCAGTATTTGAAATACTTGAAACAGCAGTGGCTGATCACGTATTTATTAATCATCAAGTGCTGAAAATGCTAACAATGTAAGTGGCTTATCAGCTTACAAGCAAAATGCACTGTTAGCATTTCTTGCACTTGTGGATTAATCAGGGAAGTGGAAGTTATCAGCCTAAATGTGTGCAGTGAAAACTTCTAACTTTGGATTATCATTTGGATTGGGCTATTGGCTTATAGCCCAAtccaaaataaatgcaaatctGAATAaaccttatatatatattttttaccaGTCAAACACTTCCTTTCACTTTAATAGAATTAAAATATCTAATCTCACCTGTAAATGGGTACCGTCTCATCCAAGTCACTGTAGTAGGATGGCTGCTGGTTAAAGATgttctctaaaaaaaaacaaaaaaacgtcaTTATTAAAGTTAACTGAGTTTTCACTTCATATTTTAACCTAATGGAGACAATTCTCATCACAATACCTTACAGTGACAAGAATTATTGATAAGATTTAGAGAAACAGCCCACCTATCATTTCATGGAGCAGCTGGCTGTTGCCTTTtccaaacaacacacacagatccaaAATTTTGAGAATGTCAAAAAGGAAGTTGTCATAACGAACTTCAAACACAGCCGGGTTGAGGAAGCACACACAAGTTATCATGTTTATCAAGGCTTTGTTATTTGGAATTggcaaaatacagaaaaataccaAGCAGCTGTTTTGCCATTTGGAGCATCACTTAACTGATATCCGGTGTCTCGTCTTACCTTTTGATTCTTTATGTGTGGCCATCCTGAGGAAGGTCAAAAAGAGCGTCCTGTGGACAGAAGAGCGCTGCATTTTGGCCACCGCAAAGGAGAGGGGCAGGGAGGCGAGGTCAAGGCCGTGAGGAGCATGATGCAGGTACAAGTCTAGTCACCTCTGCAAGGACTCATCAAACACCACCTGGTGGAAAAGATGGACCACAGCAGAAAAGGGAAGACCATAACAGGCTCCTGGCTGCTGATCTacagtgtatttacatttttccagCTTTGGTAGACTATTGTAGAGgaatgaaaagagaggaaaaaatgtcTCAGCAACATTTTCACAAGTTGACAGTCCCTTACCTCCTGACACCAAAACTTGTCATGAGGCAATGTGTGCAGCCACTCCGGGTCCTCTGTGACGAATTTGGCATGTTCCAAAAACTCCTCCACCTCAGCAGGAGAGCTGTCTTCTGGCAGGGGCTTATGAGCCACAAAATACCGCTCCTCCTCCTACATTTCCTGGTGCTACAGTGGAAACCACAGGGTTTGATTCTAATAAACTGGTCCTCATGAAAAGTAACTCAGGCTATTCCTGGAGCACCACAGGCTGCTGATGATGTGTACTTCTCTATAACAACATGAGCAGAGCTGACTCACCAGTGCAGGCAGGGTGCGCTCCTTTCCCAGCGGGCCAGACTCAGTCACCTGCTGCTCCTCCGGTGGCACTGGAGCACAGGCCTTGGGGTCTCCTTCTAAAATTATTTCTGAAAGATCATACtaacaaaaagacatttaaaataacattaacgTTACACCTAGCTTAAAGAGATAAAAGAACAGTCTTTTACCTTTCATCCGGCTCCACAGCTGAAACAGCTGAATAAATGTCAGGAACAAACTTACTGAAGGTCAGCAGATGAATATCGGCTCGAGCAAAGAAAAGTCTTGCGACTTTtattcaccacaaacataaaaagacacgaatatctcatattttggctAAAGTTTTCAGCGAAGTCATAATTTGAATCTCTGCTTCTGCAGTCTTCAATTCCCGAGGAATCAACGAGCggaaatacggacagcgccaATCTGCCATTGCAATTTACATTGTGGTCGGAGGGGGAATTACACCCTGGTATACAGGCCACAACGGGACCCTTCTCCATATTTCTGCCACTCTTGTGCATCCATGAGTAATTAGTTTGTGGTGTGTTGATTAGGCACACAAATACAACATGTAAGGCATAATATATACTGAAATAATGATGGCTTTTTAACGAGGGAGCCCTCTACAAGATCAGGTAATAATGTAGGCGTCTCCTTATGGCCTTCCTCTTTTCAGTTTATTAGGTTATTTAGGGGTGCATACAGTgttaacaaacacattttcacttaATTAAATTACAACAAACTAAGCATTTGGGCCCCACAGTTAAGTTACAGGCCAGCGGTTCACAACTTTCTCAGCTCGTAaccacataaaaaaagaaggaaTGTCAATTTGTGACGTCTACTCACAGGTCTTAGTGTAGACATGAGTTGTGAGCAGTTCAACcaaaaggtgatttttttttccattctctgtttgatttgaagggtttttagagaaatgaaGAGGTGAAAGAATCTGTTTCACAAGAAGAAAGCAAAAATTTGAGAAAAGTCAGAATATTTTTTGTAGCAGattgtgtatatttttcttactcCTTTAATCATCTAGTGTCCCAACAAAAGGGTCCTGAACCCACATTGGGAACCACTTGTATGATTAATCatagaataaaatgttattgttgATCAATTATTTTAACACAGATTTACAAGCCCCAGTTGGTTTACATTTCTTACAGATGTGTGACAAGGCCACAAAATTACAGCCTCACTCTTGAAATGTTTTGTATACTGTATCTCTCTAAAAGAGAGTAATTTTATTGATCAGTGATATGGATCTGTTACTGCTTTAGAAGAGGATTAGAAAGAATTAGAAAAATGTGAGACAATAATTTCAGTCCCAAACTTGATGTCACTATTTGgaataaaattgtgaaaaaaggtCATGATTTTGAGGAAAAACATGCAGTTATTTAGCTTTAAATCATAATTCTGCTAATAAAGTTagtaatgtttttatataacATTCAAAATTCAGATTAAAGTACAATTCTCAAAATTCAATTGGAACATAAACCTTAACATTTTGGTGAAAAGTAAGGTGAGGAATCAGCAGTTCTTGACTTTCTTCCTTGATCTTTACATCTGAATTCTGACTTTGTTCTTAAAATTCTGTCTCTTGACTTTAACTTCATTCTCAAAatgacaacctttttttttagaattcAAACTATTTCTAAAAAAGCTGATAATTTAATTCTCTGCTTTTTGTATTGCAACTACATTGTTGAAGCTATAAAAATTATAATATTGTAGACTGTTCTGAAAAAGATGgtagtttagtgtgtgtgtgtgtgtgtgtgtgtgtgtgtgtgtgtgtgtgtgtgtgtgtgtgtgtgtgtgcttctacACATCAGTGTAgaaaaaaattggggaggacaggaggaaaaccaacatggaatcttacaacaaaccgcatcaaactatatcattgtcccacctgatgaaattggaggggtggggggaaattttatatgacaataaaacaatttgcttgagtggtgtaaaggctgcttctttaaagacatttagcatacacatattgtctctaaacaaagaagtgctcattttagccatggagtggatcaaatgtgtcattttaccaacaaagtgaaattcaaatttatagtattattctattgtgacaacaaatttatgtcctcatcaaaaacagacaagatatcacatgatttacacatgtttcctatatattttcttagtatacagaaatatataaagtagcgcaaagcttataatgtgatacaggttcagatcagtgctgaatactaggaagattgaacactaaaaacagtcacagatctaaaagtgtaggttcacatcagaaagtattaatgcatgtatgaaatacatgacttacacactcttatctatgtgtacgatatacaaaatatagtctacaaagctaacatgttaacactaggggtgttaacatgaacacaaaactcatgGTTctgatcgtatcacggatttgagtcacggatcagatcattattaggatcagcgaaaaaaaaaggggggagacaaataaaacgttgttttctatttatctgtaacacacttacagccagaaacagcaaggaacttttgcccatggtcttaaatgaaaacaacatttaagatgtccaatgtttaaataaaataaaatatatagaatattcaatgctcagttattgcaatatgaggtatgaaaccttcctcttttaaacagtgaatgaaacagcctctgtccacatcatcaaaacttgatgataccAAACATTCAcagctaatgtcagttagcagctagatgctaattagctgctcagctgcagcacattaaacagcaggtaaacataactcaaatgtcactttggaaccgttagatgctggtttgatcgttgctcttcaagATCCCTGTTAATGTTAGCGACatgctgtctgcccatgacttgtacttacagcagtttgtttactttgttttaaatgagacattaaattttgcagttaatctgcagttcatatgcctgccgaacTGTGGTGGGCGATCCGTATGGATCATGGATCAACTACAatccgttacaccactagttaacacttgttattctagttactttaagcttattactcagtAcaggctcagcttaaaaacgaactaaagaaactgtcagaagcaagcagccagacctcctgcactcattcactaatcacacatcaacaggtgactgaacaatcACTCAGttaaaaacgaatgaatgagtccagacagctcactgttacttcaacaagcaaactaacgttacccacaacacattatatgatctctgctgcattcttgttaaggagataaattcacacagcagccacacagagagacatttaaccatcagagatgaaattagcaaccaaagagacagagagagagaagctaatctgacgtcttcttctttctttcatggagatgaagtatccatgttATAACATCCgtttgtgactgttggtcatcttgtttatTAGTTAAcaagaactttatggctgctgcttaaccagtctgatatcattagcaacaatgacaaacaagctaactctcctggttgtttctccggttgcttctctctccagcctccccggcagcgtcctgctgctgctgcgctgcccagtccagatcatttctcccgctagcttaacaacagtccttaacagtccttccatggatatATgcagagtccttcaggctgctacaacaagccagctgttgcattggctatcgcaaggagctatctactacTGCTattctgccttacagtggagagaattgaagatgaaatctggaaactatcattggaccaacttgatgtcaatattgcattctggttgttgattggtaaggAAGGACAGCCCCcccccttggagcgtcattttacgtgtcacggccaatcacagattagcatgaaaaaaaattaaatacattaagtccaatgtaagagatctcaccctgcggaggacagcaggcacctgtcctc encodes:
- the LOC137198617 gene encoding activating signal cointegrator 1 complex subunit 2-like, translated to MQRSSVHRTLFLTFLRMATHKESKENIFNQQPSYYSDLDETVPIYRPAARTIPRHCRRRRQSRSLCSRYPEICSPTEGLGVTDSRMK